The DNA segment CCGAAGTACACCTTCTTGCTGCAGCGCGGGCACGTGTTGGGCTCCCCGGTGAAAGTAGTGACACTGGAGGCTGTGGGGCGCACGAGtcagggcggggcggggccggggcgcccacaacccccagccccagcccgcGCCCAGCCCACCTCTGCTGGGCCCCTTCGGGGGGCCGCTCGCCTTCCGCTCCTCTGCTCGGGCCGCGGGGACCTCGATGGGGCCGGTGACCTGCGGCCCCTCCGCCAGGGGCTTCTCGTAGATGTAGGAGCCCGCGCCCCCGATGTTCACGCCTGCGGGTGGGGGTACGTGGGATGGGGGCCGCGGCCACCCGGCGTCTCAGAAAATGGCccgctgggggctgggggcaccAGGCTTTCCAGGGTGGCGGGGAGTCTGGGGCGGGATCCACGGCGGCCGGGACCTCCAGCCCTCCCCAGCGCCAGCGCCAGGCCCCTCCCAGCAGGTCCCAGGGCAGGCCAAGGACAGCCGGGGCTCACCTTTGGGTCCGAACAGGGTGGCGTAGCACGGCTTGTGGCAGAACGGCTTCCCGTCGTGCTGCGCAGAGAGGCGCGGGTCAGGCCCCTGCCTGAGGGTGGCGGGAGTCACGACCCCACCCCCGCCCGCGCCGCACAGTGGGGCTCACCTCGGCGTGGCCCCCGGGCGTCAGCGTCTTGCTGCAGCGCTCGCACTTGAGGCAGAACTTGTGCCAGTCCTTACCCAGGGAGCTCACCTTCTCGGCTGAGCGGGAGGGGCGGGAGGGGGGTCAGGGCCGGGGCGCGCCCCGCACCCCCTCCGTCCCCACCTGGCAGCCACCACCCCGATGCGCTCCGGAGGTCCCGACTTTCAGGAGGTCTCCGCCAGGCGCCTTCCTTCCACCTGGCAGGCCCCGCACCTCCTTCTGAGACGGCGTATTAGCCCGTTGCCCCCAGGCCCTGTTCTCCCTCTGGGTCTCAGCGCCCCCAGCCCTGGAACCCCGCTAGAGCCGCCGTTGAGAAGGCGCCCGGGGTCCTGTTAGTCCCTGCAGTGAAGGGGCCTGTGCTTGAGCCTGCCCTCGCTCAAACACCTGCCTCCCCGACAGCCGCCTCACACCTGCCTCCTCCTACACACCTGCCTCTCCCCACACGCTTGCCTCCCACGCACCTTCCTCACACACACCTGCCTCTCCCCACACACCTGCCTCCCACACACACTCTCCTCCTCCACATCCGCGTCCCCCACACCCACCTGCCCCCTACACCCATCTCCTCCAAACACACACGCTTCCCTCCACACACCTGCCTCATCCACACTCACCTGCTTCCCCCCACACACccacctcccacacacacacacccgcttCCCCCCACACCCAActcctgcacacacacccacttCCCCCAACACTCGCTTCCCCCCCCACACTCGCCTCCTCCATACACACCCGCCTCCCCTAAACACCTGCTTCCCCCCACACACCCACCTCCTCCACACACCCGCTTCCCCCCACACACCCACTTCCCCCACACTCCTGCTTCCCTCCCACACCTGCCTCCCCACACACCtgcctccccacacacacacctcccccaGACCTGCCTCCCCTGCACACCCGCTTCCCCCCCCACACCTGCCTCCCCCCACACATATGCCTCTCCCCCACCTGTCATTCCCTCGAACACTTCTCTTACACTCGCACACCTGCCTCTCCAGTGCACCTGCTTCCTCCACACATGTGCTCTCCCTCTCACACCTGCCTCGCACTGACACACCCCTGATCCCCACCAATTGGGCCCTGATGGGGCTGGCAGTGCCCCGCTGCTGAGTCAAAGGTGCGGCCCCAGAGCCTCTAGCTCCCTCATGGGAAGGCCGGGCCCCGTCCCCATGAGTCCTCCAGGTGGGACCCTCATCGGTCTGTGGATTCCTCGTCCTAAAACTCTGAGCTCTTCCCCCACCCTAATGCCCCTGGCATGGAAGATCTGAGGCCAGCTGCTGAGGGTCGGGGACC comes from the Symphalangus syndactylus isolate Jambi chromosome 8, NHGRI_mSymSyn1-v2.1_pri, whole genome shotgun sequence genome and includes:
- the LOC129487358 gene encoding cysteine-rich protein 2 isoform X2; translation: MASKCPKCDKTVYFAEKVSSLGKDWHKFCLKCERCSKTLTPGGHAEHDGKPFCHKPCYATLFGPKGVNIGGAGSYIYEKPLAEGPQVTGPIEVPAARAEERKASGPPKGPSRASSVTTFTGEPNTCPRCSKKVYFAEKVTSLGKDWHRPCLRCERCGKTLTPGGHAEHDGQPYCHKPCYGILFGPKGVNTGAVGSYIYDRDPEGKVQP